The nucleotide window AATGCGGTAGTCGAGGATTTCCGCACTTTGCACCTTGACCCGATCACCGACCGGGCGGGTATCTTCATCGTCCAATGCCGCCGCGACGATGGCCAGCAGCTCGGCGCCGGCCTCACCCTTACCCTCGGTACTCAGTACCGTTACCGTAACGTTGCACGGGGCCGGGCTTTCAGCGGTGGCGTCGGCCACCAACCCCGAGGCGTTGCGCGTGTGCAGGATGTAGCTGTTACGCGGGCCGGCCGTGGTCAACCCCTCAAAGGCCAACTGGATGCGCTCGCGGTAGGGGTCGTGTTCTTCCATGACCTCGGGCACTGGCGGCACAGCCGTCAGATCCTCGGCCTGAATCACCAGGCGTGGCAGATTGACGTTGGCCCCAAGCTGATCGAGGTCACTCCCGGTCGAATAGGCCAACAGTTGCGCCTTGGCCGCGTCGTTGACCCGGGCACGGTTGCCGAGCTTGATATACGCCCCGACCTCCAGCAGCTTGACCACCGGATCGGACTCCAGGTTGGCCGTCCAGTTGTCGCCCATGTGTCCGCGAAAGATGCTCAGGCAGTCGTCATAGGTCAGCTCATAATCCAGCGGCTCCAGCACGTCCGGTGCCGGCAGCGCTGACAGATCCAAGATACTCATGCGCTCACCTCGACCACAAAGCTGTCGCCCAGGTACTCGCCGGCAACAACCAAATCAATTTTCCCGCCCAGCACGGCCACCACGCGGACACTCTCCAGCTTCACGCGCGGCTCCCACATGCCAATCGCGCGCGCCGCCTCAGCCTGCACCGAGCTTTTCCAGCCGGCGTTTACCGGCAAATCCACGTAGGTGCGCAGCTTGCTGCCGTAGTCCGGGCGCTCCCGACGACTACCCAGCGGCGTGCCGAGAATGTCGGGGATGGCCTGAAGCACATGCTCGATGCCGGAAATGGGCTGGCCGGTGTGGCGATCCATTCCGATCATCTACGTCACTCCAGGGCTTCAAGTTCGGGATGGGCTTTCAGGTAACTGACAGCCTGCTCATCGGATGCCGACACCTCGACAATGGCCTTGGCCACCGGCAGCGTGCGCTCCGTTCCGGGGATGCACAGGGTGCGCGAGGTAAAGAGCTTGTCGCTGAATTTCAACAGCAGATCCGCCGCCGGCGATTGGTCGGCGACAGGTGTTGCAGTGGTCTTGGCCATGTTTCCTCCGGGCACAAAAAAGCCCGCACTTGGGCGGGCTGGTTGAATGATTGATTAATGCGTGTGGTGGTTGTCGCTATTACCGGCCGCCATGATGTTGCCGGCGCCGCCGATGTTGCCCGTTACGAGTAACGGCCCGTCGATCTTCACCGGCCCTTTGATATTCACAGTCGCCTCAAGGTCGATCGTTCCAGACTTCACCGTCACCGCGTTATCCGTAACGACGACTTCTGTGCTCCCTACCTTGATCGTCACCGTGCCGGTCGGCAGGGTGACGGTGTAGCTCTTGGCCTGCCAGTCGTAGACCAGCGAGCCGCCATCATCGAAACGCCAGACCTCGACGTGGTCGCGATTGTCGGGCTGGCCGCCCGCATCGCCGTACAGCCCGGGTACAAAGGTGCCCATGCCGGCCTGTCCGCTGGGGTTGAACAGCACGCCCTGCTCTCCTAGGCTCGGCGCCCGCCAGTGTCGTGCCTTGCCGGCCGCGAGGCTGTGCCAGCGAACCCAGGCACTTGTCCACTCGCCATTCGACACCCGCACCGCCGGCGCCGCCAGATCCACCCCCACCACCACGCAAGGCATCAACATGGCCGCAATCATGCGGTCATGCTCAGCCAGTGCGTAGGCAATCATGGCGGGGATTCCGGCGGAAAGAACTCTTCTTTTGAAGCGTCAGCGAGGCCCAGCATCAGCGAGCCCGGCGGCTCGTCCGGCCATGGCCATTCGAACTCTCCGACCTCAAAGGCCTGCGTCCATTGCACCGACCACATGACAAACTGCTCAAGGTCTTGCGCAGGCGCCTCGGGCTGGGCGTGGATGTTCTCCGGCGGGCCGGTGACAATGTCATCCAGCCCCCAATACTGATAATTCAGAATCACGGTCAACTGTGACGCCAGAATGGCCGCCTGTAGCGAAGCCTTCGGCCGTGTCGCGTCGATCAGAATGCACGACTGAAAACGGCCGATCAGCGCCGTTTTTCCTTCGCCGCGCTGATCGCCAAGGGTCATATCCGTCAGCCCGTACAACAGCGCCGGCACATCGACCATCTGCCCCACTTCAGGGAATTCCTCGACGTGCAGAACTTTGGGCATCGCCGCCTTGATCGTGGCGGTGATGGCGCTATGTAATGTCGTCAGTTCGCTCACTGCTCACCCCCAACACCAGATCAACCATGCCCGCGCCGTCAGGCTTCAACCGGCTGACCTTGTAGCGGCCACCGCCCAAAAGGGCCGGCAGTTCGACGGTAAGAAAGTCCCCCGCCTTGACCCCGACCACATCAATCACACGAACCGTCAGCGTTGGCTCAAGCACCGCATCGGCGTTGATGGCCGACCCCAAACGCACCGCCCCACCCTTGCCACCGCCGATTTCGGCACCGACAAAAGGCGAGGCAAATGCCCCCTTGATCGGGCGGCCGTCGGCCAGCGTCGCCGGGTCGCCCAAGCGCTCTACCAGCACTGCGTCCATACGTGCCGCCAGCTCACGAAAGCGCCAGGCGCTCATCACTGGATCAACAACGCAGTGGCGAAGCCGCCAGAGGGATCAGAAGTCAGCTTGCCGAACGGCACCGAGTCGGCGACGGCCGGGGCCACCAGCACGCCCGCCAGAACATTAACCTTCTGGCCCAGCTTCAGCGCGCCGTCCACCGGCAGGCGCCATTCTTCGGCGGTGATGCCCACCATCTTGGCGCCCTTGGTGCCAGTCGACGTGGGAATCACCACCATGTCGTTCAGCACCAGCGGCACGCCCGCGAATGCCCCGGCAGTCGGGGCGATAAAATCAACGGTCATGCCTGTACCGGCGTAGTTCTTAGCCATGGTCAATTTCTCCTATACATAAACAACAAACCCCGCACTTGACGGGGTTTCGAGAGGATCGGCGAGTTACTTGCCGAGGGACTTGTTCAAGCCGCGAGAATCGAGCGGCGCCACGCCGGCATCGATCCGCACCTTGCTGACTACGCCGTCGACGGAGAAGCCTTGGGTCTGCTCGATGTACGGCTGATCAACGCCATCCAGATACGCGACCTCAATGGTGTCGCTGCCCTGTCTGGCGGCCATGTACCACTCGATCGAGGAAACATCATCCAGACGCGGCTCGGCGATCACCTCGGCGAAGTTGCGAATCGGGTTGTCGATGCCGGCATTGCTGTCGGCACCCGGCACCGAGGCGGAGCGGATCAACTGATTGGTCTTGTCTTCCAGGCACACCGGCACCAGCACATACGCCGGACGAATGTTCAGGGTGCGCGACTTGACGCCTTCGGCTGCCGGCGACTTCTGCAACGCCATAGCGGTCTTGGCCGCACTCAGCGCCTCGATCGACATGGCCGAGACGGCGCCTTTGAACAGGTTTTTCCGGGTGGCGTCGTACAGCGCCTTGCCGTCGCTCAACGCCGGGCCGGTGGTCAGTACGTCATAGACCAAATCGCCGATCGTGCCGCGCGCCGCCAGACCCATGCCGTAAGGCACGGTGCTGAGCTGATCGAGGTCATCGTTGATGATCGCCTGACGGGTGATGCCGAACAGCTCGCCGTAGGTGGCCAAACGGATCGCCTCACCGCGATCGCTGGTAGTGATGTACTTGTACTCCGCACCCGGGCGAACTTCACGCAGGCTGCCGAAGGCGCCGAGGCCCACACGCTTGACGGTCTTAAAGTCGCTGAGACGGCCTTTCTTCGTCCACTTGTCGAAGGTTTCCGGCGCTTCGTCCCAGCCCAACAGCACCGACTTGCCGGCGATGTCCAGCAGGATGTTGCCGAAGTCGCTGGAATCGTGAGTAAACGCCAGACCCACCATCTGTATCGGGTTATACGACGCCACGAGAATGCCGCGATCGGTAAGCGACGCCCGGGCCAGCTCGCGCAGGCTCATGTAGTTATAGGCGTTGTCCTTCTGCACCTCGGCCTGACCGATGCGACTGGCGATCGATGCACGCACCGAGTCACCCACCAGATTGCCGTTGGAAATGTGGCCGTGAATGATTTGCGAACCGGTCGGAGTGGTGCCGGCACCCATCGCGGCCAGCAGCTTCGCGTTGGCCGTTTCGATCGAGCAATTCACGTCATTCAGGCACTCGGGCAGCAGCGCCGCGTGAGGCGCAGCAAACGGCGCGGCAAACGCGGCAGTGATCGCCGTGCGACGCGCGCCCTCATCGGCCAGCGCCTGAGCGCGGATCTGGTCAACCGTCTGATTCGCCGGTGCCGGTGCTGGAGCGGTCGCTGGAGCCGGGGCAGGTGCTGGAGCCGGCAAAGTGACCGAGCCGCGCGGGGTCAGCAGTTGTTTGAAAGCTTGTGGCATGTTGGTGAACTCCTGCATGCGGTGCGAATTGATTTGAGCGAACGCTTTGAGCGGCTCAAGAATTTTGTCTGCGAAACCGGCTTCCACCGCTTCGCTGCCGAACATCCACGTTTCCGCGTCGAGCAAGGCGTGGACTTCTTCGGCGGTCTTGCCGGTAGCCTCGACATACGCCTGCACCAGCGAACCCTCGACCTTATCGAGCAGCTCGGCATAACGCCGCATGTCCTCAGCATCACCGCCCTGAATCCCCCAGGGCTTATGGATCATGATCGCCGCGTTTTCGGGAATGCTTCGCGTGTCGGCGGCCATCAAAATCACACTACCCATTGAAGCGGCGAGACTGCCCACCACCGCGTCAATGCGGGCCGGGTGATGTTTGAGCATGTTGTAAATCGCGATCCCGTCGAACACCTCGCCGCCGGGTG belongs to Pseudomonas sp. B21-015 and includes:
- a CDS encoding baseplate J/gp47 family protein, coding for MSILDLSALPAPDVLEPLDYELTYDDCLSIFRGHMGDNWTANLESDPVVKLLEVGAYIKLGNRARVNDAAKAQLLAYSTGSDLDQLGANVNLPRLVIQAEDLTAVPPVPEVMEEHDPYRERIQLAFEGLTTAGPRNSYILHTRNASGLVADATAESPAPCNVTVTVLSTEGKGEAGAELLAIVAAALDDEDTRPVGDRVKVQSAEILDYRIDAILHMSSAGPEGDASLAEAIKRLAAWINPRKRLGVEVARSAVDAQLHVAGVSRVELPGWVDLAPTKAQAAYCTGYSVTMAGAT
- a CDS encoding GPW/gp25 family protein gives rise to the protein MIGMDRHTGQPISGIEHVLQAIPDILGTPLGSRRERPDYGSKLRTYVDLPVNAGWKSSVQAEAARAIGMWEPRVKLESVRVVAVLGGKIDLVVAGEYLGDSFVVEVSA
- a CDS encoding phage baseplate assembly protein V; the protein is MAYALAEHDRMIAAMLMPCVVVGVDLAAPAVRVSNGEWTSAWVRWHSLAAGKARHWRAPSLGEQGVLFNPSGQAGMGTFVPGLYGDAGGQPDNRDHVEVWRFDDGGSLVYDWQAKSYTVTLPTGTVTIKVGSTEVVVTDNAVTVKSGTIDLEATVNIKGPVKIDGPLLVTGNIGGAGNIMAAGNSDNHHTH
- a CDS encoding ClpP-like prohead protease/major capsid protein fusion protein is translated as MNKRENLPLMRPRGSVATTTDAGESWYSMRALSASIGELRIEGEIGAWGITAKQFAKDLKALGDVSQINMYVNSPGGEVFDGIAIYNMLKHHPARIDAVVGSLAASMGSVILMAADTRSIPENAAIMIHKPWGIQGGDAEDMRRYAELLDKVEGSLVQAYVEATGKTAEEVHALLDAETWMFGSEAVEAGFADKILEPLKAFAQINSHRMQEFTNMPQAFKQLLTPRGSVTLPAPAPAPAPATAPAPAPANQTVDQIRAQALADEGARRTAITAAFAAPFAAPHAALLPECLNDVNCSIETANAKLLAAMGAGTTPTGSQIIHGHISNGNLVGDSVRASIASRIGQAEVQKDNAYNYMSLRELARASLTDRGILVASYNPIQMVGLAFTHDSSDFGNILLDIAGKSVLLGWDEAPETFDKWTKKGRLSDFKTVKRVGLGAFGSLREVRPGAEYKYITTSDRGEAIRLATYGELFGITRQAIINDDLDQLSTVPYGMGLAARGTIGDLVYDVLTTGPALSDGKALYDATRKNLFKGAVSAMSIEALSAAKTAMALQKSPAAEGVKSRTLNIRPAYVLVPVCLEDKTNQLIRSASVPGADSNAGIDNPIRNFAEVIAEPRLDDVSSIEWYMAARQGSDTIEVAYLDGVDQPYIEQTQGFSVDGVVSKVRIDAGVAPLDSRGLNKSLGK